The Nostoc sp. NIES-3756 DNA window CAGGGCGAGAACTTACCAAGGAAACGAAGCGGGTGTAAACTAACTCGATGCGGTCTACTTTTTCCGAAAGGAACAAGGACAGTAATTCGTCAGCAATTTTATTGGCTTCATCGGCAGTGGGGATTTGTTCCAAGCCAGTATAATAAGCTGAAATTGGTTGCTCACGCCGTCTAAAGTATTGTTCAGCTTTGCGCCCAACAATAACAAAGGTATAATCTACACCTTCAGCTTTGAGTTCCTTGGCGCGGTTTTCAGCACGGCGGATGACGTTGGTATTGTAACCGCCACACAAACCGCGATCGCCAGAAATCACCAACAACCCTACTGATTTCACATCACGTTTTTTCAGTAGTGGTAAGTCTACATCCTCAAACCGCAGACGAGTTTGCAAGCCATACAATACTTGTGCCAAACGGTCAGCAAAAGGACGGGTAGCAATTACCTGTTCTTGAGCGCGACGTACACGCGCCGCCGCTACCAGCCGCATGGCTTCTGTAATTTTT harbors:
- a CDS encoding F0F1 ATP synthase subunit gamma translates to MPNLKSIRDRIQSVKNTKKITEAMRLVAAARVRRAQEQVIATRPFADRLAQVLYGLQTRLRFEDVDLPLLKKRDVKSVGLLVISGDRGLCGGYNTNVIRRAENRAKELKAEGVDYTFVIVGRKAEQYFRRREQPISAYYTGLEQIPTADEANKIADELLSLFLSEKVDRIELVYTRFVSLVSSRPVIQTLLPLDPQGLEAADDEIFRLTTRGGQFEVERQTVTSQVRPLPRDMIFEQDPVQILDSLLPLYLSNQLLRALQESAASELAARMTAMSNASDNAGELIKSLSLSYNKARQAAITQELLEVVGGAEALT